The Papaver somniferum cultivar HN1 chromosome 3, ASM357369v1, whole genome shotgun sequence genome includes a region encoding these proteins:
- the LOC113356834 gene encoding ATP-dependent RNA helicase eIF4A-like: MAIDSVDSPSSPSPPSSNFSQPRHFYLAVDRVQFKMETLVDLLGVAGRRSSLPVVLCCSSRDELDAVCSAINNLPNIYLASLYSDLAENERALILEKFRQGTSDWNRSITAHPGDNSENGNQDLKSSMIVVTDACLPLVASGESPISARLLINYELPTKKETYLRRMSTCLASDGIVINMVVGGEVVTLKNLEESSGLVIAEMPIHISEIL; encoded by the exons ATGGCGATTGATTCCGTCGACTCCCCATCATCTCCTTCTCCACCTTCTTCTAATTTCAG TCAGCCACGCCATTTCTACTTAGCAGTTGATAGAGTTCAATTCAAGATG GAAACATTGGTGGATCTGTTGGGAGTTGCAGGGAGACGGTCATCCTTACCAGTGGTGCTTTGTTGCAGCTCTCGTGATGAACTCGACGCTGTTTGTTCAGCTATCAATAATCTTCCTAACATTTATTTGGCCTCTCTG TATAGTGACCTGGCTGAGAACGAACGTGCATTGATACTAGAGAAATTTCGTCAAGGAACAAGTGATTGGAACCGGAGTATCACTGCTCATCCAGGAGACAATAGTGAAAATGGAAATCAAGACCTGAAATCGTCTATGATTGTTGTAACTGATGCCTGCCTGCCTCTTGTCGCTTCAGGAGAGTCACCTATTTCGGCACGTCTGTTAATAAACTACGAGTTGCCAACAAAGAAG GAAACGTATTTGAGGCGCATGTCGACTTGTTTGGCATCAG ATGGGATCGTGATCAACATGGTTGTGGGTGGTGAGGTGGTAACCTTGAAAAATCTTGAAGAAAGCAGCGGCCTTGTCATAGCTGAGATGCCCATACAT ATCTCTGAGATTTTATGA
- the LOC113356835 gene encoding calmodulin-like protein 1: MSKLSLLSFQYSLSKKLPPKTMSRWSSNNRQKSGLAPVFLPNVEEMRRVFQRFDTNKDGKISQGEYKNVLRALGKQNIESEVAMAFEVADTDGDGFIDFKEFMDVNKKGGGIKAMDIQNAFRAFDLDGNGKISAEELLEVLKRLGERCSLETCRKMVRGVDTDGDGLIDMDEFTKMMTHTMKLLA; the protein is encoded by the coding sequence ATGTCAAAGTTAAGTCTCTTGAGTTTCCAATACAGCCTTTCAAAAAAACTGCCACCAAAAACAATGAGCAGGTGGAGTTCAAATAATAGGCAAAAATCAGGTCTAGCACCAGTTTTCCTCCCAAATGTTGAAGAAATGAGAAGGGTGTTTCAAAGATTTGATACCAACAAAGATGGTAAAATTTCACAAGGAGAATACAAAAATGTGTTAAGAGCTTTAGGAAAACAGAATATCGAGTCTGAAGTAGCTATGGCTTTTGAAGTTGCTGATACAGATGGAGATGGGTTTATTGATTTTAAGGAATTCATGGATGTTAATAAAAAAGGAGGTGGTATCAAAGCTATGGATATTCAGAATGCTTTTAGAGCTTTTGATTTAGATGGTAATGGCAAAATTAGTGCTGAAGAATTGTTAGAAGTATTGAAAAGGCTAGGGGAGAGATGTAGTTTAGAAACATGTAGGAAAATGGTGAGAGGTGTTGATACTGATGGTGATGGTCTCATTGATATGGATGAATTCACTAAAATGATGACCCATACCATGAAACTTCTAGCTTaa